The following proteins are co-located in the Sulfurovum sp. TSL6 genome:
- a CDS encoding aminoacetone oxidase family FAD-binding enzyme, with protein MDHNIIIIGGGASALMLASLLPKNTATIIESNPKPGAKILVSGGGKCNITNSRMGTQYFLGDTNFVQEPLKKFNEQALLRWLERQNLHPVLRKETQYFCRDSAKELLDIFLKESKKQTLCTSEEVLEVTKRDEVFYVKTNKKTHTAKAVVVASGGLSYPKIGASSIGYEIAEAFGHTVVKTAPALVGFTVQKEQFFFKELSGVSTDVKIHVGDNVCEGALLFAHKGMSGPAVLDASLYWEKGKIEIDFLPNFSWKSVQGSKKQISSLLPMPKRVSKAFLLQFRLEDKPFYQLTAQELEKLQILSHYSFAPAGTFGYAKAEVTKGGVETSEVESSTMMSKKEDGLYFIGEVLDVTGRLGGYNFQWAFSSAYSCAKHISTKEK; from the coding sequence ATGGATCATAATATCATCATTATAGGTGGAGGAGCAAGTGCACTGATGCTTGCATCTCTATTGCCTAAAAACACAGCTACTATCATAGAGTCCAACCCCAAGCCGGGTGCGAAGATACTTGTCTCAGGCGGAGGTAAATGTAATATTACCAACAGTCGCATGGGCACACAGTACTTTCTGGGTGATACAAACTTTGTACAAGAGCCCTTAAAAAAATTTAATGAACAGGCACTTTTACGATGGCTGGAGAGACAAAATCTGCATCCTGTACTGAGAAAAGAGACACAGTATTTTTGTAGAGACTCTGCTAAAGAGTTGTTGGATATTTTTCTAAAAGAGAGTAAAAAACAGACACTCTGTACCTCTGAAGAGGTTTTGGAAGTCACAAAGCGTGATGAGGTATTTTATGTCAAGACAAATAAAAAAACACATACGGCAAAAGCAGTAGTGGTCGCTTCGGGCGGGTTGAGTTATCCTAAGATAGGTGCAAGCAGCATAGGGTATGAGATCGCAGAGGCATTTGGACATACGGTGGTGAAGACTGCTCCAGCCCTGGTAGGTTTTACGGTACAAAAGGAGCAATTTTTTTTTAAAGAACTCTCCGGAGTTTCAACGGATGTGAAAATACACGTAGGAGATAACGTGTGTGAAGGTGCTTTACTTTTTGCACACAAGGGGATGAGTGGCCCTGCTGTACTGGATGCTTCTCTTTACTGGGAAAAAGGGAAGATAGAGATTGATTTTTTGCCAAATTTTTCTTGGAAAAGTGTACAGGGAAGCAAAAAACAGATATCTTCACTTTTGCCTATGCCAAAGCGTGTTAGCAAGGCATTTTTATTACAATTCCGGCTCGAAGACAAACCTTTTTACCAGCTTACAGCACAGGAACTGGAGAAGCTTCAAATCTTAAGTCACTACAGCTTTGCACCTGCAGGAACTTTTGGTTATGCTAAAGCGGAAGTGACAAAGGGCGGAGTGGAGACATCTGAAGTAGAAAGCAGTACAATGATGAGTAAGAAAGAGGATGGCCTTTACTTCATAGGTGAAGTTCTGGATGTAACAGGGAGACTTGGAGGTTACAATTTTCAGTGGGCATTTTCAAGTGCTTACAGTTGTGCAAAACATATATCTACTAAGGAAAAATAG
- a CDS encoding L,D-transpeptidase family protein, which produces MKKMLMLILWGVSAMVLTGCGVGTPDAEGWRSTQKEEFLAILKTDKYASICNQQALYEKVKESENSKLMSKLLVSYAKNLANGCIDLESFNASQEKRVEEKIATYYETYMQEVKASDIMRKLKAGQSIEEILKPYVPEYTQFFDLQKRYKLLGGDKNTSKKTLRKIRLNLERLKLMKPGLGDNYALVNIPEYTVRVIDTNGTAVAMAVVVGQRKMQTPIFSADLSYVTLNPQWGVPDSIARNEVIPKLLKDPNYLVDHNMVIRKSYDLNTTAVSQDSVDWEAYLVEEQNLTEMTYKFIEVPSKKNGLGRVKFIFPNKHSVYMHDTQAKHLFKRKVRTYSHGCVRLEKPVVMLDHISKHYTENTPEEVKEWYDSLETHHMGLTKKLPVHTSYLTTYVDECGDLLVFNDIYGFDKSQKLNF; this is translated from the coding sequence ATGAAAAAAATGTTGATGTTGATACTCTGGGGAGTATCAGCTATGGTATTGACGGGATGTGGTGTGGGAACACCTGATGCAGAAGGTTGGAGATCAACTCAAAAAGAGGAATTCTTAGCGATATTGAAAACAGATAAATATGCTTCTATCTGTAATCAGCAGGCGCTTTATGAGAAGGTAAAAGAGAGTGAAAACTCCAAACTCATGTCCAAATTACTTGTATCCTATGCCAAGAACCTTGCCAATGGTTGTATAGATCTGGAAAGTTTCAATGCATCACAAGAGAAAAGGGTAGAGGAGAAGATCGCAACCTATTATGAAACATACATGCAAGAGGTTAAAGCATCCGATATCATGAGAAAGCTTAAAGCGGGACAGAGTATAGAAGAGATATTAAAACCTTATGTGCCTGAGTATACGCAATTTTTTGATCTTCAGAAAAGATATAAGCTTTTAGGAGGTGATAAAAACACTTCAAAAAAAACACTTCGTAAAATTCGTCTTAACCTAGAAAGATTGAAACTGATGAAGCCAGGTCTCGGAGACAATTATGCTTTGGTCAATATCCCTGAGTATACTGTCCGGGTGATCGATACCAATGGTACAGCTGTAGCAATGGCAGTTGTAGTAGGTCAAAGAAAAATGCAAACACCTATCTTTTCTGCAGATCTCTCTTATGTGACCCTCAACCCTCAGTGGGGTGTTCCGGACAGTATCGCCAGAAATGAAGTGATCCCAAAACTTTTAAAAGATCCAAACTATTTGGTAGACCATAATATGGTGATACGTAAATCTTATGATCTTAATACGACAGCAGTAAGTCAGGATTCTGTAGATTGGGAAGCTTATCTAGTCGAAGAACAAAATCTAACAGAGATGACGTATAAGTTCATAGAAGTACCCTCAAAGAAAAATGGTTTAGGACGCGTCAAGTTCATCTTCCCGAACAAACATTCTGTCTATATGCATGATACACAGGCAAAACATCTCTTTAAACGTAAAGTACGTACCTACAGTCATGGATGTGTGAGACTTGAAAAGCCGGTGGTGATGCTAGACCATATCTCAAAGCATTATACTGAGAATACTCCAGAAGAAGTCAAAGAGTGGTATGACTCTTTAGAGACACACCATATGGGGCTGACTAAAAAGTTACCTGTACATACTTCATACTTGACAACCTATGTAGATGAGTGTGGAGATCTGTTAGTATTTAATGATATTTATGGCTTTGACAAGTCACAAAAACTTAACTTCTAA
- a CDS encoding PA2779 family protein, whose protein sequence is MRISKLFLSVILSISMLTQTSWAQMASTEALFEHSVTVSPKEKVIQFAAREDVAKILEQMDVDPQMIEERVASMTDEEASQIAHKIDTMPAGSSAVGSLIGAVVFVFVLLVITDILGVTKVFGFTRSLR, encoded by the coding sequence ATGCGCATTTCAAAACTTTTTTTATCTGTCATCTTAAGTATCTCAATGCTCACTCAAACTTCATGGGCACAGATGGCTTCTACTGAGGCACTTTTTGAACACTCGGTAACAGTATCTCCAAAAGAGAAAGTCATTCAATTTGCTGCTCGTGAAGATGTAGCCAAAATATTGGAACAGATGGATGTTGATCCGCAAATGATCGAAGAGAGAGTTGCCTCAATGACGGATGAAGAGGCATCACAAATCGCTCATAAGATCGACACAATGCCAGCTGGAAGCAGTGCAGTGGGTTCATTGATAGGTGCGGTTGTTTTTGTTTTTGTACTTTTGGTGATCACTGATATTCTAGGAGTTACAAAAGTATTTGGCTTTACCCGTTCACTTCGTTAA
- a CDS encoding PA2778 family cysteine peptidase, producing the protein MNNYLSLLLVLSAWLLLSGCTPKELSPLGKYHASSTIKVPFVPPRSDLCGSTSIEMVSSYWQSTTSYVPRLSRNELDKRTLIPAKGGTLQVELVSTARANGQLVYPLEPTFDALLAELGEQHPVIVLVNRGYSWYPLWHYAPVTGYDRDKQTVLMHFSDRPNEAMSISTFMALWKRSGNWGVVLLPPDQLPASASPKLFLRAAYDLEKTGMRDDAIIAYKSALLRWPKDIDTHFALANAYYHSHRFTEAEQSYHKLLSLEPAHTMALNNLADLLCRTGRKKDAMRVIRKAVTEDSGMQAMLKSTRKEIIQGCTPLPKKE; encoded by the coding sequence TTGAACAACTACCTTTCCTTACTATTGGTACTCTCCGCTTGGCTACTGCTGAGCGGTTGTACGCCCAAAGAGCTTTCGCCTTTAGGTAAGTACCATGCTTCTTCAACTATAAAAGTCCCTTTTGTACCTCCGCGTTCTGATCTATGCGGTTCGACATCTATTGAGATGGTCTCCTCATATTGGCAGTCAACAACATCTTATGTCCCCCGTTTATCACGGAATGAATTGGATAAACGGACATTGATTCCTGCAAAAGGCGGTACGCTGCAGGTAGAACTCGTCTCCACTGCACGGGCTAATGGTCAACTTGTCTATCCTTTGGAACCAACGTTTGATGCACTTCTTGCAGAATTGGGAGAACAACATCCTGTCATTGTACTTGTTAATCGTGGTTACTCATGGTATCCGCTCTGGCATTATGCACCTGTAACAGGGTATGATAGAGATAAGCAAACTGTTTTGATGCATTTTTCAGATCGGCCAAATGAGGCAATGTCGATCTCTACATTTATGGCACTTTGGAAACGGAGCGGTAACTGGGGAGTTGTACTTCTTCCGCCTGACCAGCTGCCTGCATCAGCTTCACCGAAACTGTTTTTACGTGCTGCATATGATCTTGAAAAAACAGGAATGAGGGATGATGCCATCATCGCTTATAAATCTGCGCTGCTGCGTTGGCCGAAAGATATTGATACACATTTTGCATTAGCCAATGCCTATTATCATTCTCATCGGTTCACTGAAGCGGAACAAAGCTACCATAAACTCTTGTCTCTTGAACCGGCACATACCATGGCACTCAATAATTTAGCTGATCTTCTATGCCGGACGGGTAGAAAAAAAGATGCGATGAGAGTCATTAGAAAGGCTGTGACTGAAGATTCCGGGATGCAAGCCATGCTAAAATCTACACGAAAAGAGATCATTCAAGGGTGCACTCCTCTTCCAAAAAAGGAGTAG
- a CDS encoding alpha/beta fold hydrolase, whose amino-acid sequence MASKEIRYKEQTFKLAYELVNPTKDKLLLILHGWGSSKEIMKQAFGNALPDFKHVYLDMPGFGKSSNEMILTTKDYANIVQLFLDALDVKATIAMGHSFGGKVATLLNTPCLVLLSSAGIVTVKPWSVKVKIATFKLLKPLGMKKIRELFVAPDAQGMSHEMYETFKNVVDEDFEAEFAKSKSKALCFWGKEDTATPLYTGEKIAGLIENSVFYPLDGDHYFFLTHKDFIAKAITEHCKEMTK is encoded by the coding sequence ATGGCATCTAAAGAGATACGCTACAAAGAACAGACTTTTAAACTCGCTTATGAATTGGTCAACCCAACAAAAGATAAGCTACTGCTCATACTTCACGGATGGGGAAGCAGTAAAGAGATCATGAAACAGGCATTTGGAAATGCATTGCCGGATTTCAAACACGTTTACTTAGATATGCCCGGGTTTGGTAAGAGCAGTAATGAGATGATCCTGACTACAAAAGATTATGCCAATATCGTACAACTTTTTTTGGATGCATTGGATGTCAAGGCCACTATCGCTATGGGGCACTCTTTTGGCGGTAAAGTTGCTACACTATTGAACACTCCTTGCCTGGTCCTTCTTTCTTCTGCAGGTATTGTGACGGTGAAACCTTGGTCTGTAAAAGTGAAGATCGCTACCTTTAAACTCCTTAAGCCTCTGGGTATGAAGAAGATACGTGAACTTTTTGTAGCACCTGATGCACAGGGCATGAGTCATGAGATGTACGAAACATTTAAAAATGTAGTGGATGAAGACTTTGAAGCAGAGTTTGCCAAAAGTAAAAGCAAAGCACTCTGTTTTTGGGGGAAAGAAGATACGGCTACACCACTTTATACAGGTGAGAAGATAGCAGGGCTCATTGAAAATAGTGTTTTCTATCCGTTGGATGGAGACCATTATTTCTTTTTGACACATAAAGACTTTATCGCTAAAGCGATCACTGAACACTGTAAGGAAATGACAAAATGA
- a CDS encoding UDP-N-acetylmuramoyl-tripeptide--D-alanyl-D-alanine ligase, whose translation MILLNSIFYTLFILAIGYYFITNLQWYSYKLNRVLFHHTKTWWHFVYFLVPFALYAFVDGMSEYGFVVVVAYLALLFQWYRGLDKPLVFTGRVKRFYAALILFALFIAVVFKHFAVVLPLFLAYFVSMFIEKMLFNGFKVKAQQKIEAMEDLIVVGITASYGKTSIKNYIEHLLKAKYKTYATPRSVNTLGGVMKDVNDDLPEDTEVYVVEMGARGEGDIAEISTFVNPHYVVVGKIGPAHIEYFKTIENIRNTKMEILKTERLKEAWIHESARVKPESNVHTFGTKENLDIRTKEAAPEYVIENVQATLESTSFTLDGVQYSASILGAFNAMNLAAAVLVAKELGLSDKQIQEGLSTLKAVDHRLQRIDAGGKVILDDSFNGNIDGMMASFDLASTYEGRKVVITPGLVEVDDALNVQVAQRANEVFDIVVVTGDLNYAIFKEYVEADKLVKLATKGEMEAMLVEQTRPGDLILFANDAPSFV comes from the coding sequence ATGATACTATTAAATTCTATTTTTTACACACTTTTTATTTTAGCTATAGGCTATTATTTTATCACCAACTTGCAGTGGTACAGCTATAAGCTGAACCGTGTACTTTTTCATCATACCAAGACATGGTGGCACTTTGTATACTTCTTGGTACCGTTTGCACTCTATGCCTTTGTAGATGGTATGAGTGAGTATGGTTTTGTTGTGGTTGTCGCTTATTTAGCTTTATTGTTCCAGTGGTATAGAGGCCTTGACAAACCTTTGGTGTTTACAGGAAGAGTGAAACGTTTTTATGCGGCTCTTATCCTTTTTGCACTTTTCATCGCTGTGGTATTTAAGCATTTTGCTGTAGTTTTACCACTCTTTTTAGCCTACTTTGTTTCTATGTTCATTGAAAAGATGCTTTTTAACGGCTTTAAAGTAAAAGCGCAACAAAAGATAGAAGCGATGGAAGACCTTATAGTAGTGGGTATCACAGCCAGTTACGGAAAGACAAGCATCAAAAACTACATAGAGCATTTGCTTAAAGCCAAATATAAAACTTATGCTACACCACGTTCTGTCAATACACTTGGGGGCGTAATGAAAGATGTCAATGATGATCTTCCTGAGGACACAGAAGTGTATGTCGTTGAGATGGGGGCAAGAGGTGAGGGTGACATCGCCGAGATCAGTACCTTTGTGAACCCTCATTATGTAGTAGTGGGTAAGATAGGTCCTGCACATATAGAGTACTTTAAAACGATTGAAAACATCCGTAACACAAAGATGGAGATACTCAAAACAGAGAGACTTAAAGAAGCGTGGATACATGAAAGTGCCAGAGTCAAACCAGAGTCTAATGTACATACTTTCGGTACTAAAGAGAACTTGGATATACGTACCAAAGAGGCTGCTCCGGAGTATGTCATAGAAAATGTCCAGGCAACACTGGAAAGTACAAGCTTTACACTTGATGGTGTACAGTACTCGGCAAGTATTCTGGGGGCATTTAATGCGATGAACTTAGCAGCGGCAGTACTTGTAGCTAAAGAGCTTGGACTCAGTGATAAGCAGATACAAGAAGGCCTTTCTACACTCAAAGCAGTGGATCATAGATTGCAACGTATCGATGCTGGTGGGAAAGTGATTCTCGATGACAGTTTCAACGGAAATATCGATGGTATGATGGCTTCCTTTGACCTAGCAAGTACATATGAAGGACGTAAGGTCGTGATCACTCCAGGCCTTGTTGAAGTGGATGATGCACTGAATGTTCAAGTTGCACAAAGAGCCAATGAAGTGTTTGATATCGTAGTAGTGACAGGAGACTTGAACTATGCGATCTTTAAAGAGTATGTAGAGGCTGATAAATTAGTGAAACTTGCCACCAAAGGCGAGATGGAAGCGATGCTTGTGGAACAAACACGTCCAGGAGACCTGATACTCTTTGCGAATGATGCTCCGAGTTTCGTCTAA
- a CDS encoding META domain-containing protein — translation MLYKKTLLLTLLASLCTSYLSAQPKSIDLDDLDGNWHLRSVDGKDVRKARAILDFDAKHMKLNGFDGCNPMSSELKADNTIIKSTKLSTKKNGCRQSIHRYVRTRLHKTVKEGFTVIKAKQNGVDGILIKSAKHELFFKWMSS, via the coding sequence ATGCTTTACAAAAAAACACTTTTGCTTACGCTATTGGCATCTTTATGTACCAGTTATCTGTCAGCTCAACCAAAAAGCATCGACCTTGATGATCTTGATGGAAACTGGCATTTGCGTAGCGTGGATGGGAAAGATGTACGAAAAGCCAGAGCCATTTTAGACTTTGATGCAAAACATATGAAATTAAACGGATTTGATGGATGCAATCCTATGTCAAGTGAATTAAAAGCAGACAATACGATCATTAAATCTACAAAACTTTCAACCAAAAAAAATGGTTGTAGACAATCTATACACAGGTACGTAAGAACAAGACTGCACAAAACAGTAAAAGAAGGATTTACTGTCATTAAGGCTAAACAGAATGGTGTAGATGGCATTCTTATCAAAAGTGCCAAGCATGAACTCTTTTTTAAATGGATGAGTTCCTAG
- a CDS encoding CHAD domain-containing protein, which produces MKEIERKYLLKDSIRSLIDEYGLKKHKITQFYTTITADKGVRYRQMDDSYFKTVKYGIGASRDEEEVEISEKKFQKKFQDRIKEPIRKNRYIFHFEGEEYSIDVFKEAFKGLNILEIEFQSMEDFERFELPPVLEMHVIKDVSFDESFKNKNMVLHGKPQTAYDVDAIFTELDKKDIDELDAYFIPNLSSMDALRVILYKFSRSILAHKERILMNDDTEDLHQFRVNIRKSRAFLKEFKFLFPKEHYNYFNENLDSFATQTNQKRDLDVIKERLKEVDTYHDTIQEDIKEQQVREQHVIEEMLKGKIFEDFFLAYQNALKQDTLLTSDNNQDTIEHTAQKVIKALQLKIVKKINTLEKEFSDKKLHKIRISLKKLRYLLEEFQHIFGEKKIKKMIEKGKKLQTLLGDFNDTVNQNKLLHDYFKSKKKSISHCQELEERLLGKTSKKQKKLLRKAQKKLHKFKKHTIAF; this is translated from the coding sequence ATGAAAGAAATAGAAAGAAAGTATCTGCTTAAAGATTCCATACGCTCCCTGATAGATGAATATGGACTAAAAAAACACAAGATCACTCAGTTTTATACAACTATCACAGCAGATAAAGGCGTACGGTATAGGCAGATGGATGATAGCTACTTTAAAACTGTCAAATATGGAATAGGAGCTTCAAGAGATGAAGAAGAAGTAGAGATATCTGAAAAAAAATTTCAAAAAAAATTTCAAGACCGCATCAAAGAACCTATACGAAAAAATCGATATATATTCCACTTCGAAGGGGAAGAGTACTCCATAGATGTGTTTAAGGAAGCCTTCAAAGGTCTCAATATACTTGAAATTGAGTTTCAAAGTATGGAGGATTTTGAACGGTTCGAATTGCCTCCTGTACTTGAAATGCATGTCATCAAGGATGTAAGCTTTGATGAGTCTTTTAAGAATAAAAATATGGTTTTACACGGCAAACCCCAAACGGCCTATGATGTGGATGCCATATTCACAGAACTGGACAAAAAAGATATCGATGAGCTTGATGCCTATTTCATACCTAATCTCTCATCTATGGATGCCCTGCGGGTCATCTTATACAAGTTTTCACGGTCTATACTCGCGCATAAAGAACGTATCCTTATGAATGATGATACAGAAGACCTGCATCAGTTCAGAGTCAACATCAGAAAATCCAGAGCTTTTTTAAAAGAGTTTAAGTTTCTTTTTCCAAAAGAGCATTATAACTACTTCAATGAAAACTTAGACAGTTTTGCAACGCAAACGAACCAAAAAAGAGATCTTGATGTCATCAAAGAACGTTTAAAAGAAGTAGATACATATCATGATACCATTCAAGAAGACATTAAAGAACAACAAGTGCGCGAACAGCACGTAATAGAAGAGATGTTAAAAGGAAAAATATTTGAAGATTTCTTTCTAGCTTATCAAAATGCATTAAAACAAGATACACTTCTTACTTCTGATAACAATCAAGATACCATAGAACATACAGCCCAAAAGGTCATCAAAGCACTCCAACTTAAGATCGTAAAAAAGATAAATACCTTAGAAAAAGAGTTTAGTGATAAAAAGCTCCATAAGATCAGGATTTCACTGAAAAAACTTCGTTATCTCCTTGAAGAGTTCCAACATATCTTTGGCGAAAAAAAGATCAAAAAGATGATTGAAAAAGGTAAAAAATTGCAAACCTTACTTGGAGATTTCAATGATACGGTGAATCAGAACAAACTTCTACATGACTATTTTAAATCTAAGAAAAAAAGTATATCACACTGTCAGGAACTTGAAGAGAGACTACTGGGAAAAACATCAAAGAAGCAAAAGAAGTTACTGCGTAAAGCCCAAAAAAAGCTGCACAAGTTTAAAAAGCATACCATCGCATTCTAA